In Thermococcus thioreducens, a genomic segment contains:
- a CDS encoding DUF835 domain-containing protein: MELTVSLPVFIADVVLFVVIGYAALYALKRINRYEGALNRFIVVTAFSLFLASIGRAVDIVDDFVRDSGMLMHVEQIAYFFSILGITYGLMNYIRSVERRIFPVPSGKALDGKLPSGGFMYLGGEDEVLGFLGRCGIPAMVITRSPWKYEGSCKHVQTLWITQASESGVGPTKLHVILDSAVKFFQGGGKLVVIDCLEVLILYNDFQSVFRFLSALKDYAIGTGSTVLLLVGSSTMDEKEMMILKREFAPIKDLKELLKTSP; encoded by the coding sequence ATGGAGCTGACGGTGTCTCTGCCGGTGTTCATTGCAGACGTTGTTCTGTTCGTTGTAATCGGGTATGCAGCCCTCTATGCCCTCAAGAGGATCAACCGTTACGAGGGGGCACTCAACAGATTCATAGTTGTGACGGCATTTTCGCTTTTCCTGGCCTCTATAGGGCGGGCAGTTGACATAGTGGATGATTTTGTGAGAGACTCTGGGATGCTGATGCATGTTGAACAGATAGCATACTTCTTCTCAATACTCGGCATAACTTACGGGCTGATGAACTACATCCGGAGCGTTGAGAGGAGAATCTTTCCGGTGCCCTCCGGGAAGGCCCTCGATGGGAAACTGCCCTCTGGCGGCTTCATGTATCTTGGCGGGGAGGATGAGGTTCTGGGGTTCCTCGGGAGGTGTGGGATTCCGGCAATGGTTATTACCAGAAGCCCCTGGAAGTATGAGGGCTCCTGCAAGCACGTCCAAACCCTCTGGATAACCCAGGCGAGCGAAAGCGGCGTTGGTCCGACTAAGCTCCACGTGATTCTGGACAGTGCCGTGAAGTTCTTCCAGGGCGGGGGAAAGCTTGTTGTTATAGACTGCCTTGAGGTTCTCATCCTCTACAACGATTTCCAGTCCGTGTTCAGGTTCCTCTCCGCGCTCAAGGACTATGCGATTGGGACTGGCTCCACTGTTCTTCTCCTCGTTGGGAGTTCCACAATGGATGAAAAGGAGATGATGATACTGAAAAGGGAGTTTGCCCCAATAAAAGACCTGAAGGAGCTGCTCAAAACTTCCCCTTGA
- a CDS encoding bifunctional N(6)-L-threonylcarbamoyladenine synthase/serine/threonine protein kinase: protein MIALGLEGTAHTLGIGIVTEKEVLANVFHTLTTEKGGIHPKEAAEHHANLLKPLLRKALGEAGIGMEDVDVIAFSQGPGLGPALRVVATAARALAIKYGKPIVGVNHCIAHVEITKMFGVKDPVGLYVSGGNTQVLALEGGRYRVFGETLDIGIGNAIDTFARELGIGFPGGPKIEKLALKGERYIELPYAVKGMDLSFSGILTEAVRKYRTGKYRVEDLAYSFQETAFAALVEVTERAVAHTGKDEVVLVGGVAANNRLREMLKIMTEDRGIGFFVPPYELCRDNGAMIAYTGLRMYLGGVRFGIRDTVVRQKFRTDEVEVVWS, encoded by the coding sequence ATGATAGCCCTTGGCCTAGAAGGCACGGCCCACACCCTTGGCATAGGCATCGTTACAGAAAAGGAAGTTCTGGCCAACGTATTCCACACTCTCACGACGGAGAAGGGGGGAATACATCCGAAGGAAGCGGCCGAACACCACGCTAATCTCTTGAAACCCCTTCTCAGAAAGGCCCTCGGCGAGGCTGGAATAGGTATGGAAGATGTTGACGTCATAGCGTTCTCACAGGGGCCGGGCCTCGGTCCCGCCCTCCGCGTCGTGGCAACGGCGGCAAGAGCTCTCGCAATAAAATACGGTAAGCCCATAGTCGGCGTCAATCACTGCATCGCCCACGTTGAGATAACCAAGATGTTTGGCGTTAAGGATCCCGTTGGTTTATATGTCAGCGGCGGGAACACGCAGGTTTTAGCTTTAGAAGGCGGTCGCTACCGCGTTTTCGGCGAGACGCTGGACATAGGCATAGGCAACGCTATAGACACCTTTGCCAGGGAGCTGGGCATAGGCTTTCCCGGTGGCCCAAAGATCGAGAAGCTCGCGCTTAAGGGCGAGCGCTACATAGAGCTCCCCTACGCAGTAAAGGGCATGGATCTGAGCTTCTCTGGAATACTCACGGAGGCCGTCAGGAAGTACAGAACCGGGAAGTACCGCGTTGAGGACTTAGCTTACTCCTTCCAGGAAACTGCCTTTGCCGCTCTGGTGGAGGTGACGGAGAGGGCCGTGGCGCACACGGGCAAGGATGAGGTGGTCCTCGTCGGCGGTGTCGCCGCCAACAACCGCCTCCGCGAGATGCTAAAAATCATGACCGAGGACAGGGGTATAGGCTTCTTCGTTCCGCCCTACGAACTCTGCAGGGACAACGGGGCTATGATAGCCTACACCGGGCTGAGGATGTATCTTGGAGGCGTTCGCTTCGGCATTCGGGACACCGTAGTCAGGCAGAAGTTCAGAACCGATGAGGTGGAGGTAGTATGGAGCTGA
- a CDS encoding flavin reductase family protein, which translates to MKSYRLLYPMRTYLVVAGRGEEANVMAADWVTIVSARPFMVGVAIAPQRHTWKLVKKYREFVISVPGVDMLDDVWIVGTKHGPEKLKETSIELVPSKAIETPSIGNALANIECKLVDERDYGDHTWFVGEVVSGSAREDAFSGDRPNLEAGFLAHLSWTDFVTFENKIYRPGR; encoded by the coding sequence ATGAAGTCGTACAGGCTGCTCTATCCTATGAGGACTTACCTCGTCGTAGCCGGTAGGGGCGAGGAAGCAAACGTCATGGCCGCTGACTGGGTTACCATAGTCTCAGCGAGGCCCTTTATGGTCGGTGTTGCCATAGCGCCCCAGAGGCACACCTGGAAGCTCGTCAAGAAGTACCGCGAGTTCGTGATAAGCGTTCCCGGCGTGGACATGCTCGATGACGTCTGGATAGTCGGGACGAAGCACGGGCCTGAAAAGCTGAAGGAGACCTCCATAGAGCTGGTTCCCTCGAAGGCAATTGAAACGCCGAGCATCGGGAACGCACTGGCGAACATCGAGTGTAAGCTGGTAGATGAGAGGGACTACGGCGACCACACGTGGTTTGTGGGCGAGGTCGTTAGCGGTTCGGCCAGAGAGGATGCCTTCAGTGGAGACCGTCCGAACCTTGAGGCCGGGTTCCTGGCACACCTATCGTGGACCGACTTCGTGACCTTTGAGAATAAGATTTACCGGCCGGGACGGTAG
- a CDS encoding acetate--CoA ligase family protein, which yields MDFFFYPSSVAVFGSFKKGAIAYEILRNIVEGGFGGKIIPVNPKGGTVEVAGRTFEIRGRLDEPVDSAIIAIPAKFVPTLIDEIGPLIKGAVVISAGFSEVGNEELERELVEKARRHGVRIIGPNCAGIFGVHGRFFGSFEVRVRPGGLALISQSGAFGGAALAMGNDEGIGFSAFVSYGNASDLNESDFLEYFADDENTRAIALYIEGVKDGRRFLKALRYASARKPVIILKAGKSASGAKAAASHTGSLAGSYEIYRAAFKQAGAIEVEEMEELFDAAKAFEMHTRAGKRVAVITNSGGPGVLATDKLERLGLEIAELGDETVDELRSFLPSQCSVRNPIDLIADADYERYRKTIEVVCRDQNVDSLLVICVPPIFLPSEEIAKAVIEADCDKPIVVNFMAGELVSGGVKLLENHGIKNFPTPERAARALHWLSLR from the coding sequence ATGGACTTCTTCTTTTATCCCTCAAGCGTTGCGGTGTTCGGCTCCTTCAAGAAGGGCGCCATAGCATACGAGATTCTCCGGAATATCGTGGAAGGGGGCTTTGGGGGCAAGATAATCCCGGTCAATCCGAAGGGCGGAACCGTCGAGGTCGCGGGGAGAACCTTTGAAATCCGTGGGCGGCTCGATGAACCTGTGGACAGCGCCATCATAGCAATCCCGGCGAAGTTCGTTCCCACCCTCATCGACGAAATCGGTCCCCTTATCAAGGGCGCCGTCGTTATCTCCGCCGGCTTCTCTGAGGTTGGAAACGAGGAGCTTGAGCGTGAGCTGGTGGAGAAGGCCAGGAGGCACGGCGTCAGAATCATTGGCCCCAACTGCGCCGGCATCTTCGGCGTCCACGGGAGGTTCTTCGGTTCCTTCGAGGTCAGGGTTAGGCCCGGAGGGCTGGCATTAATCAGTCAGAGCGGTGCCTTCGGTGGCGCGGCTTTGGCAATGGGCAACGATGAGGGAATTGGATTTTCTGCCTTCGTTTCCTATGGAAACGCCTCCGATTTGAACGAGAGCGACTTTTTGGAGTACTTCGCGGACGATGAGAACACAAGGGCGATAGCCCTCTACATAGAGGGCGTCAAGGACGGCAGGCGGTTCCTAAAAGCCCTCCGCTACGCAAGTGCCAGAAAACCGGTCATCATCCTCAAGGCAGGGAAGAGTGCGAGCGGAGCTAAAGCTGCGGCTTCACATACAGGCTCTCTGGCCGGGAGCTACGAGATTTACAGGGCGGCGTTCAAGCAGGCAGGGGCGATAGAGGTTGAGGAGATGGAGGAGCTCTTCGATGCCGCCAAGGCCTTCGAGATGCACACCAGAGCCGGGAAGCGGGTCGCGGTGATCACAAACTCCGGCGGCCCAGGTGTTCTGGCAACGGACAAACTCGAAAGGCTGGGCCTTGAGATTGCAGAGCTGGGCGATGAGACGGTCGATGAACTCCGCTCATTCCTTCCGAGTCAATGCTCGGTGAGGAACCCGATTGACCTGATAGCCGATGCGGACTACGAGCGCTACAGAAAAACGATTGAAGTCGTCTGTCGGGACCAAAACGTGGATTCGCTCCTCGTCATCTGCGTGCCGCCCATCTTCCTGCCCAGCGAGGAGATAGCCAAGGCCGTAATCGAGGCCGACTGCGACAAACCTATCGTGGTAAACTTCATGGCCGGAGAGCTGGTGAGTGGGGGAGTTAAGCTTCTCGAAAACCATGGAATCAAGAACTTCCCGACACCGGAGAGAGCCGCCAGGGCACTCCACTGGCTCTCCCTGCGCTGA
- the coaD gene encoding phosphopantetheine adenylyltransferase — protein sequence MRKRYRKVVVGGTFDRLHLGHKALLRKAFEVGEYVYIGLTSDEMIRDKPYAEKILPYELRLKDLLKFFEVNGYSNYRIIKIRTAIGFADKMKSLEAIVVSEETYKGALIVNRARKEKGLKPLEIVTIGLVRSSLGPKISSSLIRAGLIDPLGNPRKIGSP from the coding sequence ATGAGGAAGAGATACAGAAAGGTCGTCGTCGGCGGAACGTTCGACAGACTCCACCTGGGCCATAAAGCCCTGCTGCGGAAGGCCTTTGAGGTGGGAGAGTACGTTTACATCGGCCTCACATCGGACGAAATGATTAGAGACAAGCCCTACGCCGAGAAGATACTCCCCTACGAGCTCCGATTAAAGGATTTGCTCAAGTTTTTTGAAGTGAATGGCTACTCAAACTACCGCATCATCAAAATTCGCACGGCAATAGGCTTTGCGGATAAGATGAAAAGCCTCGAAGCGATAGTTGTCAGCGAGGAGACCTACAAGGGTGCTCTCATCGTGAACAGGGCAAGAAAGGAGAAGGGCCTGAAGCCCCTAGAAATAGTCACTATAGGCCTCGTGAGGAGCTCCTTAGGCCCCAAAATCAGCTCGTCCTTGATAAGGGCGGGCCTAATCGACCCCCTCGGGAACCCAAGGAAGATAGGTTCACCGTAA
- a CDS encoding DUF917 domain-containing protein — translation MSDLKTSARRLEEDDLKDLIIGCTFLGCGGGGSPENGWKWIEGVLRKGYEIRLIGVENLPKNVFTVSPYFVGPVEGLQRETLRPGCSGAQRVLGEKFGAVVPTELGGNSTAVALATAAELEIPTIDGDMAGRVVPELHHSVYYLHGYKMTPFSIVTSGEDVLLVPRTVDDRRAELLVRAVVSAVGKVGVASHPFDAAISRRVLLRGTLSGAISIGRALRSEEWESNLMELGGILLFRGVCTSLERRDEGGFTLGLMGLDGTGEFEGENYEVLFKNENLLGLRNGSVDVTVPDLITVLTPEGVPVVNSEVRLGKEYVVFGFSAPEVWRSPRGLELLGPRAFGFDVEYVPVTKGGLR, via the coding sequence ATGAGTGACCTAAAAACCTCAGCTCGCAGGCTTGAAGAGGATGATTTGAAAGACCTGATCATCGGATGTACCTTTCTTGGCTGTGGTGGTGGGGGAAGTCCTGAAAACGGCTGGAAGTGGATTGAAGGGGTGCTCAGGAAAGGCTATGAGATACGGCTAATTGGAGTAGAAAACCTGCCCAAGAACGTTTTTACGGTGAGTCCGTACTTCGTTGGGCCTGTGGAGGGTCTCCAAAGAGAAACATTGCGGCCTGGCTGTTCTGGAGCTCAAAGAGTTCTTGGGGAAAAATTTGGGGCCGTTGTTCCCACTGAGTTGGGGGGCAACAGCACGGCAGTTGCCTTGGCCACCGCCGCTGAGCTGGAGATTCCCACGATTGATGGGGACATGGCCGGAAGGGTCGTTCCGGAACTCCACCACTCTGTTTATTACCTCCATGGCTACAAGATGACGCCCTTCTCCATCGTTACTTCTGGAGAAGATGTTCTACTCGTACCTCGCACTGTGGATGACAGGAGGGCAGAACTGCTCGTTAGGGCGGTCGTGAGTGCTGTTGGAAAGGTTGGAGTTGCCTCCCACCCCTTTGATGCTGCGATTTCGAGGCGGGTTCTTCTAAGGGGCACCCTTAGCGGGGCTATTTCCATCGGTCGGGCTCTGAGAAGTGAGGAATGGGAGAGCAATCTGATGGAGCTCGGGGGCATTCTCCTCTTCAGAGGTGTCTGCACTTCGCTTGAAAGGAGGGACGAGGGAGGCTTCACCCTGGGACTGATGGGATTGGATGGAACGGGTGAATTTGAAGGGGAAAACTATGAGGTTCTGTTTAAAAATGAAAACCTTCTTGGATTAAGAAACGGAAGTGTAGATGTGACTGTGCCCGATTTGATAACAGTGCTGACTCCGGAGGGAGTTCCGGTGGTAAACTCCGAGGTAAGGCTTGGAAAAGAATATGTGGTTTTTGGATTTTCTGCCCCGGAAGTGTGGAGGTCTCCACGTGGGCTTGAACTGCTTGGGCCGAGAGCCTTCGGTTTTGACGTGGAATACGTCCCGGTAACGAAGGGGGGATTACGGTGA
- the tpiA gene encoding triose-phosphate isomerase, translated as MSKLREPIIAINFKTYAQATGDGALKIAKAAEKVWKETGITIVVAPQLADLYRIAQEVEIPVFAQHIDPITPGSHTGHVLPEAVKEAGAVGTLLNHSENRMILADLEAAIRRAEEVGLMTMVCSNNPAVSAAVAALGPDYVAVEPPELIGTGIPVSKAKPEVITDTVELVKRVNPDVKVLTGAGISTGEDVKKALELGSVGVLLASGVTKAKDPEKAIRDLVSLIL; from the coding sequence ATGTCAAAGTTGAGGGAGCCAATTATAGCGATTAACTTCAAGACCTATGCCCAGGCCACTGGGGATGGAGCCTTGAAGATAGCAAAAGCAGCGGAAAAGGTCTGGAAGGAGACAGGGATAACAATCGTCGTCGCCCCCCAGCTTGCCGACCTCTACCGGATAGCCCAGGAGGTCGAGATTCCTGTCTTCGCCCAGCACATCGACCCGATAACGCCGGGCAGCCACACCGGTCACGTTCTTCCGGAGGCGGTTAAAGAGGCCGGGGCAGTTGGGACGCTCCTCAACCACTCCGAGAACAGAATGATTCTTGCTGACCTTGAGGCAGCTATAAGACGGGCGGAGGAAGTTGGACTGATGACGATGGTCTGCTCCAACAATCCAGCAGTCAGCGCGGCAGTTGCCGCCCTTGGCCCGGACTACGTCGCCGTCGAGCCGCCCGAACTGATAGGTACTGGAATTCCCGTCAGCAAGGCCAAGCCGGAAGTCATCACCGACACCGTCGAGCTGGTTAAGAGGGTCAACCCGGACGTCAAGGTTCTCACCGGCGCTGGGATTTCCACCGGAGAGGACGTCAAAAAGGCCCTTGAGCTCGGGAGCGTTGGCGTTCTCCTCGCGAGCGGTGTAACCAAGGCCAAGGACCCGGAGAAGGCGATAAGGGACCTGGTGTCGCTGATCCTCTGA
- a CDS encoding DNA-directed DNA polymerase II large subunit encodes MAEIYSPEMKAYFESLQREIDRAYEVARKAREQGKDPSLEVEVPQATDMAGRVESLVGPKGVAERIRELVKEYGKELAALKVVDEIIEGKFGDLGSKEKYAEQAVRTALAILTEGIVSAPLEGIADVKIKRNSWDDNSEYLALYYAGPIRSSGGTAQALSVLVGDYVRKKLGLDRFKPSEKHIERMVEEIDLYHRAVTRLQYHPEADEVRLAMRNIPIEITGEETDKVEVSHRDVPGVETNHLRGGAILVLAEGVLQKAKKLVKYIDKMGVEGWDWIKEFVEAKEKGKAEKEEKKSSGESRAEGARPEEVKEKIEKGFYYELYERFKANIAPNKKYTKEIIGGRPLFAEPSKNGGFRLRYGRSRVSGFATWSVNPATMLVLDEFIAIGTQMKTERPGKGCIVTPATTVEGPIVRLKDGSVIRVDDYETALRVRDQLDEILYVGDALVNFGDFVENNQTLLPANYVEEWWIQELVNAIAETYEVELKPFSDNPRGAIEEAAEYLEVDPDFLEDLLKDPLRVRPSVEVAVHLSKVLDIPLHPYYTLYWNTLKPEEVEELQRALVNAQIERDEFRGIKFARKVVLENDPKIKRYLELLGLPHRLERTEGRKKVIVIDYPWSAALLTPLGNLEWEFRAKPFFTVIDIINENNRIKLRDRGISWIGARMGRPEKAKERKMKPPVQVLFPIGLAGGSSRDIKKAAEEGKVASVEIAFFKCPECGHTGPEHICPRCGTRKGLLWHCAKCNVDYPENEAESFDFHCPKCGTELKPYARRTIKPSELLRRAMENVKVYGIDKLKGVQGMTSGYKMAEPLEKGLLRAKNDVYVFKDGTIRFDATDAPITHFKPREIGTSVEKLRELGYTHDFEGKPLERDDQILELKVQDVILPYEAGRYLLKVARFIDDLLEKFYGLPRFYNAEKMEDLVGHLVIGLAPHTSAGIIGRIIGFSDVLVGYAHPYYHAAKRRNCDGDEDSVMLLMDALLNFSRYYLPEKRGGKMDAPLVVTTRLDPREVDSEVHNMDVVRYYPLEFYSATYEMKSPKEIKFIERVEDRLGRPEMYEGLKFTHDTDDIGLGPKMSLYKQLGDMVEKVERQLALAERIRAVDEHHVAETIINSHLVPDLRGNLRSFTRQEFRCVKCNTKYRRPPLTGKCPKCGGKNVLTVSKGAIEKYLPTAKMLVTKYNVLDYTRQRICLTEKDIKSLFENVFPERQRTLMGFSADVCEKMIKARTGKSNGRNGYLDELKANGKLKQKSKVGKKKESKSPKRSEKKVKPSQGLEKAVRKEKAAMKKKKKGISLDEFFGS; translated from the coding sequence ATGGCCGAGATTTATTCTCCCGAGATGAAGGCCTACTTTGAGTCCCTCCAGCGCGAGATAGACCGGGCCTACGAGGTAGCGAGAAAGGCCCGTGAGCAGGGCAAAGATCCCAGCCTGGAAGTGGAGGTGCCCCAGGCGACCGACATGGCCGGCCGTGTTGAGAGCCTCGTTGGGCCGAAGGGCGTCGCCGAGAGGATCAGGGAGCTCGTCAAGGAGTACGGGAAGGAACTCGCCGCCCTCAAGGTCGTTGATGAGATTATCGAGGGGAAGTTCGGCGACCTCGGGAGCAAGGAGAAGTACGCAGAGCAGGCGGTCAGAACGGCCCTGGCAATCCTCACGGAGGGAATAGTTTCGGCCCCACTGGAGGGAATAGCCGACGTTAAAATCAAACGCAACAGCTGGGACGATAACTCCGAATACCTCGCCCTCTACTATGCGGGGCCGATAAGGAGTTCCGGAGGGACGGCTCAAGCTTTGAGCGTCCTCGTCGGCGACTACGTGAGGAAGAAACTCGGCCTCGACCGCTTCAAGCCCAGTGAGAAGCACATCGAGAGAATGGTCGAGGAGATAGACCTCTACCACAGGGCAGTTACAAGGCTGCAGTACCACCCCGAGGCAGACGAGGTAAGGCTCGCCATGAGAAACATCCCCATCGAGATAACCGGTGAAGAAACGGATAAAGTCGAGGTCTCCCACAGGGACGTTCCCGGCGTTGAGACCAATCATCTTCGCGGCGGAGCGATTCTTGTTCTGGCCGAGGGTGTCCTCCAGAAGGCCAAGAAGCTCGTCAAGTACATAGACAAGATGGGCGTTGAGGGCTGGGACTGGATAAAGGAGTTTGTTGAAGCCAAGGAGAAGGGCAAGGCCGAGAAAGAAGAGAAGAAGTCCTCAGGGGAATCAAGGGCTGAAGGGGCTCGTCCCGAAGAGGTGAAGGAGAAGATCGAGAAGGGCTTCTACTACGAGCTCTACGAGCGCTTTAAGGCCAACATAGCTCCCAACAAGAAGTACACGAAGGAGATAATCGGGGGCAGGCCGCTCTTCGCTGAGCCCTCAAAGAACGGCGGTTTCAGGCTTAGATACGGCCGCTCCCGTGTCAGCGGTTTCGCGACCTGGAGTGTCAATCCTGCGACTATGCTGGTTCTGGACGAGTTCATAGCTATTGGGACCCAGATGAAGACGGAGAGACCTGGCAAGGGCTGTATCGTGACGCCCGCTACCACCGTGGAAGGTCCGATAGTCCGGCTCAAGGACGGAAGCGTTATTCGCGTGGACGACTATGAGACCGCCCTGAGGGTGAGGGATCAGCTGGACGAGATACTCTACGTCGGTGATGCCTTGGTGAACTTTGGCGACTTCGTGGAGAACAACCAGACGCTTTTACCTGCCAACTACGTCGAGGAATGGTGGATTCAGGAGCTGGTTAATGCGATAGCGGAAACCTACGAGGTCGAGCTTAAGCCGTTCTCCGACAACCCGCGCGGGGCAATAGAGGAGGCGGCGGAGTACCTTGAGGTCGACCCTGACTTTCTCGAAGACCTGCTGAAAGACCCCCTCCGTGTGAGGCCGAGCGTTGAGGTCGCGGTGCACCTCTCAAAGGTCCTCGATATTCCTCTCCACCCGTACTACACCCTCTACTGGAACACGCTCAAACCTGAGGAAGTCGAGGAGCTCCAGAGGGCATTGGTTAATGCTCAAATCGAGAGGGACGAGTTCAGGGGGATAAAGTTTGCCCGGAAGGTGGTTCTCGAAAACGACCCGAAGATAAAGCGCTACCTTGAACTCCTTGGCCTCCCCCACAGGCTTGAGAGAACCGAGGGCAGGAAGAAGGTAATAGTGATCGACTACCCCTGGAGCGCCGCGCTCCTTACACCCCTCGGGAACCTCGAATGGGAGTTCAGGGCGAAGCCCTTTTTCACCGTCATAGATATCATCAATGAGAACAACCGGATAAAGCTCCGTGACAGGGGCATAAGCTGGATAGGGGCCAGAATGGGCAGGCCAGAGAAGGCTAAGGAGAGGAAGATGAAGCCGCCGGTTCAGGTTCTCTTCCCGATCGGTCTGGCGGGAGGGTCGAGCAGGGACATCAAGAAGGCCGCCGAGGAAGGAAAGGTAGCGAGCGTGGAGATAGCCTTCTTCAAATGCCCTGAATGCGGTCACACCGGGCCCGAGCACATCTGCCCGCGCTGTGGCACCAGGAAGGGGCTCCTCTGGCACTGCGCCAAGTGCAACGTTGATTATCCTGAAAACGAGGCAGAGAGCTTTGACTTCCACTGTCCCAAGTGCGGCACCGAGCTGAAGCCCTATGCGAGGAGGACGATAAAGCCGTCCGAACTGCTCAGGAGGGCTATGGAAAACGTGAAGGTCTACGGAATCGACAAGCTCAAGGGCGTCCAGGGTATGACCTCGGGCTACAAGATGGCCGAGCCGCTTGAGAAGGGCCTGCTGAGGGCCAAAAACGACGTCTACGTCTTTAAGGACGGCACGATTCGTTTCGATGCCACCGACGCCCCGATAACCCACTTCAAGCCAAGAGAGATAGGCACGAGCGTTGAAAAGCTCCGCGAACTCGGCTACACCCACGATTTCGAGGGTAAACCGCTCGAAAGGGACGACCAGATACTCGAGCTGAAGGTTCAGGACGTCATACTGCCCTACGAGGCCGGCCGCTATCTCCTCAAGGTTGCCCGCTTCATAGACGACCTCCTTGAGAAGTTCTACGGCCTTCCGAGGTTCTACAACGCCGAGAAGATGGAAGACCTCGTTGGACATCTCGTGATAGGCCTTGCTCCCCACACCTCGGCTGGAATCATAGGCAGGATAATAGGCTTCTCTGACGTTCTTGTGGGATATGCTCACCCGTATTACCATGCCGCCAAAAGACGCAACTGCGACGGGGATGAGGATAGTGTGATGTTACTTATGGACGCATTATTGAACTTTTCTCGTTACTATCTGCCCGAGAAGCGCGGCGGAAAGATGGACGCGCCTTTAGTCGTTACCACGCGCCTCGATCCAAGAGAGGTTGACAGCGAGGTTCACAACATGGACGTTGTCAGGTACTACCCCTTGGAATTCTACAGCGCAACCTACGAGATGAAGTCGCCCAAGGAGATAAAGTTCATCGAGCGCGTTGAAGATAGACTCGGCAGGCCGGAGATGTACGAGGGACTGAAGTTCACCCACGATACGGACGACATCGGCCTCGGCCCGAAGATGAGCCTGTACAAACAGCTCGGCGACATGGTTGAGAAGGTCGAGCGCCAGCTGGCTTTAGCAGAGCGCATCCGCGCGGTGGACGAGCACCACGTGGCCGAGACGATAATCAACTCCCACCTTGTCCCCGACCTGAGGGGCAACCTGAGGAGCTTCACCCGGCAGGAGTTCCGCTGTGTGAAGTGCAACACCAAGTACAGAAGGCCGCCGCTGACAGGTAAGTGCCCCAAGTGCGGCGGGAAGAACGTTCTGACTGTTAGCAAGGGCGCGATAGAGAAGTATCTCCCCACGGCAAAGATGCTTGTTACGAAATACAATGTTCTCGATTACACGAGGCAGAGGATATGTCTGACCGAGAAGGACATCAAGAGCCTTTTCGAGAACGTCTTCCCCGAGAGGCAGAGGACGCTGATGGGCTTTTCCGCTGATGTCTGTGAGAAGATGATAAAGGCAAGAACCGGCAAGTCCAACGGGCGGAACGGCTACCTCGATGAGCTGAAGGCGAACGGAAAGCTCAAGCAGAAGTCAAAAGTGGGGAAAAAGAAGGAATCCAAATCTCCCAAGCGCTCTGAGAAGAAGGTAAAGCCATCGCAGGGGCTGGAGAAGGCGGTTAGGAAGGAGAAGGCCGCCATGAAGAAGAAAAAGAAGGGCATAAGCCTCGACGAGTTCTTTGGCTCTTAG